GGGTCAGGATGCCCGACATGATCGAAATCAGGGTCGTCTTCCCGCATCCCGAAGGTCCGACCAGCATCGTCAGTTCGCCCATCCGCACCATACAGGAAACATCGTGGATCACGCGGTTGGAGCGCCCGTCACCGATGGAAAAGTCCTTGTTGATATGCTCGATATTAACGGCTTCGGACATAAACATTTAACCCCTGAACACGATAGCGGGATCAAGCTTGAAGACTTTCCGCAAGCTGAAAATAATTGAAAAAAGCGTAATAATTCCAATCACAACAGACGTCCCGACCATAACCTGCCACCTCAGAATAAACCCCTTAAGGGCCGGAAGTTCTGCGGTAGACTGAAAGAAAAAGGCTGTCAGACCAATCCCCAGTGCATAACCGATACACGCAACGACAGCGGCCTGAAGCAGAACAACCCGCAGAAGCTGACCGTTGGTAAAACCGATCGCCTTCATCGCCCCGAATTGCTTCAGGCTCTCGATGACAAAAATATAAAAGGTTTGGGCCGTGATCGCCGCACCGATAATGATGCCCAGAACAATGGTAATTCCAAAATTAATAGGAATACCGGTGCGTTCAAGAATATACCGGATGCTGCGCCAGGCAAACTCCTCCTGCGTCAGAGCTTGCAGCCTCGTACGCTCGATAATTCGCTTCTTAAGCGCCTGCAAATCCTCTCCCTCCTTACCCTTCACAAGAACGAAGGGCAGCTTATTGCGCGTGGGTGGAGTAATTTCTACAGCCGTCTCATAGGAAACATAAAGGATAGGAAACGTAAAAAAAGTAGGCATGACATCGCACACGGACGTCAGCATCAGGCGGTGATCGTTCAGTTCGATCGGGCGAGGCACGACAACCTTCTGCTTGGGCCAGGTAAAAAAATAGCCGTTCTGGTCCATCATCGCGTTCTGCGGACGGCGCAGGCTTTTCTTGTCCCCGATAATCATCTTCGGGCAAATCCCGACCAGGGAAACATCGTCCACGCCGATGAGCTGAACCTGCTGCGTCAGCCCGTCGGGCATACGGATCGTCGAAAGCCCCTTGTAAAACGGAACCGCCCATTGCACACCGGGAACGCTGCGGACGTTATAAAGCTCGACGGCACGCATCGGTTCGACCTCTTCGATATACCGGACACGCGTATCCATCACCCAGATATCCGCCTCCGAAACGGCATAAATCGCGCTGGCCGTGCGGGCCATCAGGCTGATAAAAATGGAAACCTGCTGGGACATCAGGAGCGTCGCAAACGTAATGCCGAAAATCAGGCCGAGATACTTGGCCGTGTCGCCCATCAGGATTTTCAGCGCGATACCGTTCATAAAAAAACTCTCATAAAATTAAACTATATGGTACAGTATATAGAGTAAATATTATTAAACGCAAGAGTATAATAAATGAGAGATAAAAAAAAGCCGGCATCTCCAGGACGACCAAAGGATGAGGATAAGCGTAGAGCAATCCTGAAGGCCGCCGGAAAACTCTTCATGAAGCGCGGCATGGCCGGGACGACGATGGACGAGATCGCAAACAAGGCGGACGTATCAAAGCTGACCGTCTACAATCACTATGGCAGCAAGGAGGGGTTGTTCGAAGCCGTAATCCGCTCCAAATGCGAAGGCCATACCGGCGATCATATTTTTGACGATCTGACAGGAAAGAGCCCTGATAAGGAGCTGTACGGTATCGGAATGGCGTTTATTGGACTGGTATATAGTTCGGATGCAATCGCCCTGCACAGGATCATCATGAGCGAAGGTCAGAAAAACCCGGAGATGGGTCGCCTTTTTTATGCCGCCGGACCGGAGTCGTTATTCTCCCGCTTTTCCAAATATCTCGAAAAGGTTGAAAAACATTGCTCTTACAGGTTCCCCGACAAACGCGACGCGGCAGGAAGATTTTTCTGTCTGTTCAAAGGCGAGCTTCATATGCGGGCGCTCCTGAATATTTCCCCGCAACCAACAAAAAAAGAGCTGAAAAAAATGGCAAAAGGCAGCGTCGAATTTTTTCTGAAGGCCTTCAGCATTTAGATTTTAAGAGAAATGAATAAAAGTTCAATATTGACTAGCTAATACAATAAGATAGCAGGTAAAATTATAACTTTTATTAGCTATTTTGCGGTGCACAATATATAATGCTTAACATTCAACGATCATGAGAGCTAAAATAGGCTGGCTTAAAAAGAGTATTTCTATATCGGGAAAATCGAAGTGACGGGCCAAAACGAAATTGACAAAATTCCAAGACACCCCTTGGATGATAAGATAGCATACGGCTACGACCTCAACCGCAATCAGGTGGCTTCGCTCGTCAGGGAGCGGGTTCTCTTGGGGCAGCGGGATAAGATTAATGAGGAATAGTGGGATCATTATGGACACAAACGAATATTTAAGAACGTCAGCAGCCCAGAACGTTATACGTGAACAGCTTTTGAGCAAGGGCAAGGATCAGGCAGGCGTTCCTATCGACTATGAGTGTGCAACGCTTGTAACTTCGCTGACAGACCTAAGCAATGCTGAATTTTCTGATAAAAGCGCAATTGTTCTTCCAAGAAAGATTGAAGGAGATTTTGAGGGATTAGCGCGGCGCATGAGCGCCGACATCTATAGCGGCAAGCTAAAGGGGACGCTTCAGTCAGACTGGCAAAAATCTGTTCGTATTGCCGATTCATGGTTAGGGGTTGAAACAGTGCGGGCGTATGCGGCAGATATTGATGCTTATAGCAGGGAGCTTGTGACGATTATCGAGGATATGGAATTTTTGGAAAGCTTGGGACGGACTCCGTTGCTAAAAGTGTACTCCTACGATTATGACGATGACACTGTTGATCGGCCGCACGCTGACCCATATACGCCAAACTATTCAACAGGTGAAAAGTATGATGATCGTTACATCACGGTCTACAATCAAAAGGTAACACGCCACGCCAAACATCAGGACGCAGAAGCGAATGCTTCTCTGGATGAAATCAAGACCTACAGGCTAAAGCCCGGTGCGTCTGTAGGAACCTTCAATAATTGTGATATCTGGCGTCAGGCTTGTGGAATAAATAAAAAAGCCAAGCCATTCATCCATTGGTCTGGTACAGAGATAGGTGACGACCCAAAATTAATTCTGACGGCGTAACTTAAGTTAAAACAAATTCACTTGTATGCAGGGAATCTAGGCTAAGGGCTTGATTTTTCCAGGGTTTACAAAACTATCCCCAACACAATACGCTCATATCCCCAAAAAATTGACTTAAATCAATTCTTGTCCAACAATCTCACTTAGCATGATGACGTCGACATTCTTATATCGCGGATGGTTCCATGGCAGAAATCCAGACACTCTCTAAAGCGCGGACAATAACCCCTTCAGGCCGGGAGCAGTTTTTCGCTAACGATGAGGTCATCGTCAGCAAAACCGACCTGAAGGGCCGCATGACCTACGTCAACCGTGTCTTCATGAGAATCTCCGGCTACCATGAGGAGGAGTTGATCGGCCAGCCGCACAGCATGATCCGCCACCCGGAAATGCCGCGTGCGGTCTTTAAACTTCTGTGGGACACGTTGGAATCCCGTAAGGAAATCTTCGCCTACGTTGTCAATCTCTGCAAAAACGGCGACCATTATTGGGTGTTCGCTCATGTGACGCCGTCTTTTGATGGCTCTGGAAATGTTAACGGCTTCCACTCCAACCGCCGCGTCCCGGACCGTAAGGTATTGGACGGCATTATACGCCCGCTTTACAAACAGCTTCTGGACGAGGAAAACCGTCACGCGAACCGTAAAGAGGGCATGAACAACGCTTTTTCCATGCTGGTGAACCTCCTCCAACAAAAAGGGATCGGATACGATGAGTTTATCTTCTCTCTCAAAGGCTAAAACGGCGGCCTGCGCCGCCGCGGGTATCGCACTGATCGGAGGGCTTTCGGGTATTCCTGCGGTCGCTCTTGGCGCATCGGTCCTTGCGGCGGCTCTTGTCGCTTTTTCTGTAGTAACCATAGGTAAAATCGAACGCGAAATAACGCGAACTAAAAATGTCTGCAAAGCCCTCGCAAACGGGGATTTTGATATGCGCCTGACCCACATAAAAGAAGGCGGGGACTTTGGGGAGTTCCAATGGACCCTCAACGAAATGACCGACAGTATGGACGCCTTTGTCCGCGAAGCGACCGCCGCCATGGAATATGTCAGCCGCAACCAGTACTTCCGCCGCATCCTGGAGCAGGGGATGCAAGGCTCGCTCCTCAACGGCGCCCGCGTGATCAACAAGGCCACGGAAAGCGTAGCGGAAAAAATGACCGGATTCGTAAACATCGCCAACGATGTGGACGTTTCTCTTAAGGACGTGGTCAACCAGATCAACACGACAGTAACAACTCTGGAGACGACGGCCGACACCATGGGCGGAACCGTGGCCATGACTCGTGAAGGAGCGCAGAGCGCCGCGAGTATGTCCGATGAAACCTCACGCAACGTGCAGGCGATCTCCGCCGCCGCTGAGGAAATGTCGAGTGCGATTGCCGAAATCACGCAGCAGATGACCCGAACCTCAGAAATCGCCAACGGCGCGGTCAGTGAATCCGAACAGGCTCGGCAGATTGTCGAGGAACTGGCGCTGACCGCCAGCCAGATCGGCGATGTGGTGGTCTTGATCCAGAAAATCGCCGACCAGACCAATCTTTTGGCTCTGAATGCCACGATCGAAGCCTCAAGAGCAGGAGAGGCCGGCAAGGGCTTCGCGGTTGTCGCTGCCGAGGTCAAGGATTTAGCAAGTCAGACCTCCCGCGCCACACAGGATATAAGCCAGCATATTACGGATATCCAGAGCGCGACCGAACGCGCCGTCACGGCCTTCGGCAAGGTAGGGACGATTATCGGGGAGATCAACGAGGCCGCAACGGTGGTCGCTGCCGCGATCGAGGAACAAAGCGCAGCCTCCAAGGAAATAGCCTCAAACGCCGAGCGGGCCTCGATGGGCACCACAGGAGTTGCGGGCAACGTTCGCGAAATCAATCAAAGCGTGGGGCAGGTGGACGAAGCCTCAAAACAGGTCTCCGGCGTAACCGCGCAACTCTCCGAACACGCCAACCGCCGCGTTGGCGCCCTTCTGGGAAAAATGGGCGTTTTCATGGATGAATTGCGTAAGATTGCATAATTCAAACCCGTGCCCCTAAGGGGCAGTACCCCAAGGTAACCTTATTTGCCAAAGCGGCGAATAAGACAGCAGTATAATCGCAATCATAATCCTGAAATGCAGCGGACCTGAAAAAAATGGGTTTGCCGGGAAGGAATAGCCATGATGATCAAACGCAACAGTGAAGACAGAGGACCGACCGACCTCGGCTGGCTCAAAAGTATGCACAGTTTCTCCTTCGGCCACTACCATGACCCGAAACATATGGGCTTCGGCGCCCTGCGGGTGATAAACGAAGACCGTGTAACCCCCGGAGCGGGCTTTGGCACACACCCGCATGATAATATGGAGATCATCTCCTACGTATTAAGCGGCGAACTGGCCCATAAGGACAGCATGGGCAGCGGCGCGGTCATCCGTGCCGGAGAAATCCAGATCATGAGCGCCGGAACAGGCGTGACCCACAGCGAATACAACGCCTCGAATGACAACGAAGTGCATTTTCTTCAGATATGGATCATTCCCGGTCAGCGCAACACCCTGCCCGGTTATCAGCAACGCTTGGTCGACCCTGATACGGTTAAAAATCGTTTTGCGCAGATAATCGTGCCGGAGGGCAGTCAGAACGACACAGCTCTCAGCATTAAGCAGAACGCCACAATCTATCTTGGCCGCTTCGATGCGGGCAGGAAGGAAGCCTTTAAAGCCGATCCAAACCGCAAATACTGGCTCCAGATCGTGCGTGGAAAAGTCGAAATCGCGGGTCAGAAAGCGCAAGAGGGTGATGGATTTGCATTCGCGGGAGAGGCCTTTATAGACCTCAAAACCCTGTCGGAAGCGGAATTCCTGCTTTTCAATCTGGCGGCCTGAAAGGGCGCTTCTTGGGATATTAAGTAAATTTTCCTTCCCTTTTCTCCGCGGACTCTCTATTACTTCAGCCCGAAACAGCGGCTGAAGCCACGGAAAATAAAACAATGTCACGGAATTTACGCAATATAGCGATTATAGCCCACGTCGATCACGGCAAAACCACCCTGATCGACTCCATCATGAAGCAAAGCGGAATGTTCCGCGACAACCAGCAGGTCGCCGAACGCCTGATGGACTCCGGTGATCTGGAGAAAGAGCGTGGCATCACCATTCTGGCCAAGCCGACTTCGATCAACTGGGACGGCGCCCGCATCAATATCATCGATACCCCCGGCCACGCCGATTTCGGCGGCGAGGTCGAGCGCGTCCTGCATATGGCCGATGGCGTGATCCTTCTGATCGACGCCGCCGAAGGCCCGATGCCCCAGACGAAATTCGTTCTCGGCAAGGCTCTGAAACAGGGGCTGCGGCCCATCGTCATCGTCAACAAAGTGGACCGCCCCGACGCGCGATCCGAAGAAGTACTGAACGAAGTCTTCGACCTTTTTGTCTCTCTCGACGCCAGCGACGAGCAACTCGATTTTCCCGTGCTTTATGCATCGGGCCGTGCCGGATGGTGTGCCCGCGAACTGACCGACCCCCGCGAAAACCTGCACCCGCTTCTGGACCTGATTCTTGAACACGTCCCCGCGCCGCAGGTCGAGGAGGGAAAACCCTTCGCCATGCTGGCCACGCTTCTGGACTATGACTCCTTCCTCGGACGCTGCCTGACAGGCCGCGTGGTCAACGGTTCGGCAAAAATCAACGACACCGTAAAAGCCATGAGCCTTGATGGTAAAACCATCGAATCTGGTCGCCTCACGAAGCTTTTGATGTTCGAGGGCACCAAGCGCATCCCTGTCACCGAAGTCCACGCGGGCGACATCATCTGTATAGCCGGTTTGACCAAGGCATCGGTGGCCGATACGATTTGCGCTCCGGCTGTAACCGCAGCTCTGGAATCCACCCCGATTGACCCGCCGACCATGGCCGTGACGATCAGCGTCAACGACTCCCCCTTCGCCGGAAAAGAGGGCACCAAGGTAACCTCCAGCCTGATCCGCGAGCGCCTGATGGCCGAGGCCGAGTGCAACGTCGCCATCACCTTCAAGGAAAGCGAAAACAAGGACT
The sequence above is drawn from the Alphaproteobacteria bacterium genome and encodes:
- a CDS encoding TetR/AcrR family transcriptional regulator, with the translated sequence MRDKKKPASPGRPKDEDKRRAILKAAGKLFMKRGMAGTTMDEIANKADVSKLTVYNHYGSKEGLFEAVIRSKCEGHTGDHIFDDLTGKSPDKELYGIGMAFIGLVYSSDAIALHRIIMSEGQKNPEMGRLFYAAGPESLFSRFSKYLEKVEKHCSYRFPDKRDAAGRFFCLFKGELHMRALLNISPQPTKKELKKMAKGSVEFFLKAFSI
- a CDS encoding FtsX-like permease family protein, with product MLMGDTAKYLGLIFGITFATLLMSQQVSIFISLMARTASAIYAVSEADIWVMDTRVRYIEEVEPMRAVELYNVRSVPGVQWAVPFYKGLSTIRMPDGLTQQVQLIGVDDVSLVGICPKMIIGDKKSLRRPQNAMMDQNGYFFTWPKQKVVVPRPIELNDHRLMLTSVCDVMPTFFTFPILYVSYETAVEITPPTRNKLPFVLVKGKEGEDLQALKKRIIERTRLQALTQEEFAWRSIRYILERTGIPINFGITIVLGIIIGAAITAQTFYIFVIESLKQFGAMKAIGFTNGQLLRVVLLQAAVVACIGYALGIGLTAFFFQSTAELPALKGFILRWQVMVGTSVVIGIITLFSIIFSLRKVFKLDPAIVFRG
- the typA gene encoding translational GTPase TypA: MSRNLRNIAIIAHVDHGKTTLIDSIMKQSGMFRDNQQVAERLMDSGDLEKERGITILAKPTSINWDGARINIIDTPGHADFGGEVERVLHMADGVILLIDAAEGPMPQTKFVLGKALKQGLRPIVIVNKVDRPDARSEEVLNEVFDLFVSLDASDEQLDFPVLYASGRAGWCARELTDPRENLHPLLDLILEHVPAPQVEEGKPFAMLATLLDYDSFLGRCLTGRVVNGSAKINDTVKAMSLDGKTIESGRLTKLLMFEGTKRIPVTEVHAGDIICIAGLTKASVADTICAPAVTAALESTPIDPPTMAVTISVNDSPFAGKEGTKVTSSLIRERLMAEAECNVAITFKESENKDSFEIGGRGELQLGVLIETMRREGFELTVSRPKVLYKEENGQRLEPIEEVTIDVDEEFQSTVIDSMNRRKAELIDMRGSGAGKMRLTFRAPSRGLIGYQSRFLTQTRGTGVLNRIFHSYAPYKGDIPQRRNGALISTDNGMAVAYAIFNLQDRGSMFIGHQTQVYQGMIVGEHSRDNDLEVNVLKGKKLTNVRASGADEALTLVPPRRMSLEDMMAYVNEDELLEVTPKSLRLRKKLLSPHDRKRASRAAE
- a CDS encoding pirin family protein; its protein translation is MMIKRNSEDRGPTDLGWLKSMHSFSFGHYHDPKHMGFGALRVINEDRVTPGAGFGTHPHDNMEIISYVLSGELAHKDSMGSGAVIRAGEIQIMSAGTGVTHSEYNASNDNEVHFLQIWIIPGQRNTLPGYQQRLVDPDTVKNRFAQIIVPEGSQNDTALSIKQNATIYLGRFDAGRKEAFKADPNRKYWLQIVRGKVEIAGQKAQEGDGFAFAGEAFIDLKTLSEAEFLLFNLAA
- a CDS encoding methyl-accepting chemotaxis protein, which produces MSLSSLSKAKTAACAAAGIALIGGLSGIPAVALGASVLAAALVAFSVVTIGKIEREITRTKNVCKALANGDFDMRLTHIKEGGDFGEFQWTLNEMTDSMDAFVREATAAMEYVSRNQYFRRILEQGMQGSLLNGARVINKATESVAEKMTGFVNIANDVDVSLKDVVNQINTTVTTLETTADTMGGTVAMTREGAQSAASMSDETSRNVQAISAAAEEMSSAIAEITQQMTRTSEIANGAVSESEQARQIVEELALTASQIGDVVVLIQKIADQTNLLALNATIEASRAGEAGKGFAVVAAEVKDLASQTSRATQDISQHITDIQSATERAVTAFGKVGTIIGEINEAATVVAAAIEEQSAASKEIASNAERASMGTTGVAGNVREINQSVGQVDEASKQVSGVTAQLSEHANRRVGALLGKMGVFMDELRKIA
- a CDS encoding PAS domain-containing protein, giving the protein MAEIQTLSKARTITPSGREQFFANDEVIVSKTDLKGRMTYVNRVFMRISGYHEEELIGQPHSMIRHPEMPRAVFKLLWDTLESRKEIFAYVVNLCKNGDHYWVFAHVTPSFDGSGNVNGFHSNRRVPDRKVLDGIIRPLYKQLLDEENRHANRKEGMNNAFSMLVNLLQQKGIGYDEFIFSLKG